One window from the genome of Chrysemys picta bellii isolate R12L10 chromosome 15, ASM1138683v2, whole genome shotgun sequence encodes:
- the SEPTIN5 gene encoding septin-5 isoform X1, whose protein sequence is MDSIIIQELLAERLLSPRTQAQRSHPVKLKDHEKQYVGFATLPNQVHRKSVKKGFDFTLMVAGESGLGKSTLVNSLFLTDLYKDRKLLNAEERISQTVEILKHTVDIEEKGVKLKLTIVDTPGFGDAVNNTECWKPITDYIDQQFEQYFRDESGLNRKNIQDNRVHCCLYFISPFGHGLRPVDVEFMKALHEKVNIVPLIAKADCLIPSEIRKLKERIREEIDKFGIKVYQFPDCDSDEDEEFKQQDRELKESAPFAVIGSNTVVEAKGQRVRGRLYPWGIVEVENQAHCDFVKLRNMLIRTHMHDLKDVTCDVHYENYRAQCIQQMTSKLTQDNRIESPIPILPLPTPDAETEKLIKMKDEELRRMQEMLQKMQQQMQDQ, encoded by the exons ATGGATTCAATCATTATTCAGGAGCTGTTAGCGGAGCGGCTGCTTTCTCCCCGGACGCAGGCCCAGAGAAGCCACCCGGTCAAGCTGAAG GACCACGAGAAGCAGTATGTGGGATTCGCCACCCTGCCGAACCAGGTGCACCGGAAATCTGTGAAGAAGGGCTTCGACTTCACCTTGATGGTAGCCG GAGAGTCGGGCCTGGGGAAATCCACCTTGGTGAATAGTCTGTTCCTGACCGATCTTTACAAAGACAGGAAGCTTCTCAATGCAGAGG AGCGAATCAGCCAAACGGTGGAGATCCTGAAACACACCGTGGACATCGAGGAGAAGGGCGTCAAGCTGAAGCTGACGATAGTCGACACCCCGGGCTTTGGAGATGCTGTTAACAACACTGAGTG CTGGAAGCCCATCACCGATTACATCGACCAGCAGTTCGAACAGTATTTCCGCGACGAGAGCGGCCTGAACCGGAAGAACATCCAGGACAACCGAGTGCACTGCTGCCTCTACTTCATCTCGCCCTTCGGACACGG GCTGAGGCCGGTGGACGTCGAGTTCATGAAGGCTCTGCACGAGAAGGTGAACATCGTGCCCCTGATCGCCAAGGCCGACTGCCTGATCCCCAGTGAGATCCGGAAGCTAAAGGAGAGG ATCCGGGAAGAGATCGACAAGTTTGGGATTAAAGTTTACCAGTTCCCAGACTGCGACTCTGATGAAGATGAGGAATTCAAACAGCAAGACCGGGAGCTGAAG GAGAGCGCTCCCTTCGCCGTCATCGGCAGCAACACGGTGGTGGAGGCCAAAGGCCAGAGAGTACGTGGGCGGCTGTACCCGTGGGGCATTGTGGAAG TGGAAAACCAGGCACACTGTGATTTCGTGAAGCTGCGGAACATGCTGATCCGGACGCACATGCATGACCTGAAGGATGTCACCTGTGATGTTCACTATGAGAACTACAGAGCTCAGTGCATCCAGCAGATGACCAG taAACTGACTCAGGACAACAGGATAGAAAGCCCCATCCCTATCCTGCCCCTCCCGACGCCTGATGCTGAAACGGAGAAGCTGATCAAAATGAAGGATGAAGAG ttGCGGAGGATGCAGGAGATGCTGCAGAAGATGCAGCAGCAGATGCAGGACCAGTGA
- the SEPTIN5 gene encoding septin-5 isoform X2, whose translation MDSIIIQELLAERLLSPRTQAQRSHPVKLKDHEKQYVGFATLPNQVHRKSVKKGFDFTLMVAERISQTVEILKHTVDIEEKGVKLKLTIVDTPGFGDAVNNTECWKPITDYIDQQFEQYFRDESGLNRKNIQDNRVHCCLYFISPFGHGLRPVDVEFMKALHEKVNIVPLIAKADCLIPSEIRKLKERIREEIDKFGIKVYQFPDCDSDEDEEFKQQDRELKESAPFAVIGSNTVVEAKGQRVRGRLYPWGIVEVENQAHCDFVKLRNMLIRTHMHDLKDVTCDVHYENYRAQCIQQMTSKLTQDNRIESPIPILPLPTPDAETEKLIKMKDEELRRMQEMLQKMQQQMQDQ comes from the exons ATGGATTCAATCATTATTCAGGAGCTGTTAGCGGAGCGGCTGCTTTCTCCCCGGACGCAGGCCCAGAGAAGCCACCCGGTCAAGCTGAAG GACCACGAGAAGCAGTATGTGGGATTCGCCACCCTGCCGAACCAGGTGCACCGGAAATCTGTGAAGAAGGGCTTCGACTTCACCTTGATGGTAGCCG AGCGAATCAGCCAAACGGTGGAGATCCTGAAACACACCGTGGACATCGAGGAGAAGGGCGTCAAGCTGAAGCTGACGATAGTCGACACCCCGGGCTTTGGAGATGCTGTTAACAACACTGAGTG CTGGAAGCCCATCACCGATTACATCGACCAGCAGTTCGAACAGTATTTCCGCGACGAGAGCGGCCTGAACCGGAAGAACATCCAGGACAACCGAGTGCACTGCTGCCTCTACTTCATCTCGCCCTTCGGACACGG GCTGAGGCCGGTGGACGTCGAGTTCATGAAGGCTCTGCACGAGAAGGTGAACATCGTGCCCCTGATCGCCAAGGCCGACTGCCTGATCCCCAGTGAGATCCGGAAGCTAAAGGAGAGG ATCCGGGAAGAGATCGACAAGTTTGGGATTAAAGTTTACCAGTTCCCAGACTGCGACTCTGATGAAGATGAGGAATTCAAACAGCAAGACCGGGAGCTGAAG GAGAGCGCTCCCTTCGCCGTCATCGGCAGCAACACGGTGGTGGAGGCCAAAGGCCAGAGAGTACGTGGGCGGCTGTACCCGTGGGGCATTGTGGAAG TGGAAAACCAGGCACACTGTGATTTCGTGAAGCTGCGGAACATGCTGATCCGGACGCACATGCATGACCTGAAGGATGTCACCTGTGATGTTCACTATGAGAACTACAGAGCTCAGTGCATCCAGCAGATGACCAG taAACTGACTCAGGACAACAGGATAGAAAGCCCCATCCCTATCCTGCCCCTCCCGACGCCTGATGCTGAAACGGAGAAGCTGATCAAAATGAAGGATGAAGAG ttGCGGAGGATGCAGGAGATGCTGCAGAAGATGCAGCAGCAGATGCAGGACCAGTGA
- the GP1BB gene encoding platelet glycoprotein Ib beta chain, with protein MICWFLFLSLLGFLPLATPTCPSACQCSTNIVYCSSRQLTESSLPASFSPSAQTIYLNDNQLTSIPSGLLDNLQSLQVVYLWGNPWECDCNILYLRSWLQWQQNRTLYRNVVCASPEHLRGRIIAYLSEDELISTCQYWYCSIALISQICLFLFILLQAVLLLFIILFLHRFQRIANVARQTTKEIHQHVDTWAPLSENACDID; from the coding sequence ATGATCTGCTGGttcctcttcctttccctgctGGGCTTTCTGCCCCTTGCGACGCCCACCTGCCCCTCGGCCTGCCAGTGCAGCACCAACATCGTCTACTGTTCGTCGAGGCAGCTGACTGAAAGCAGCCTCCCCGCGTCCTTCAGCCCCTCAGCTCAGACGATCTACCTCAACGACAACCAGCTCACCAGCATCCCCAGCGGGCTCCTGGACAACCTGCAGAGCCTCCAAGTGGTCTATCTGTGGGGGAACCCCTGGGAATGCGACTGCAACATCCTCTACCTGCGCTCGTGGCTCCAGTGGCAGCAGAATCGGACCCTGTATCGGAATGTGGTGTGTGCCTCCCCGGAACACCTGCGGGGCAGGATCATCGCGTACCTGTCGGAGGATGAGCTCATCTCCACCTGCCAGTACTGGTACTGCAGCATCGCGCTCATCTCCCAGATCTGCCTCttcctcttcatcctcctccaGGCTGTCCTGCTCCTCTTCATTATCTTGTTCCTGCATAGATTCCAGAGGATCGCCAATGTAGCCAGGCAGACCACCAAGGAGATACACCAGCACGTAGATACGTGGGCTCCCCTTTCAGAGAATGCCTGTGACATTGATTAA
- the SEPTIN5 gene encoding septin-5 isoform X3 has product MSTGLRYKSKLVNPEEKQDHEKQYVGFATLPNQVHRKSVKKGFDFTLMVAGESGLGKSTLVNSLFLTDLYKDRKLLNAEERISQTVEILKHTVDIEEKGVKLKLTIVDTPGFGDAVNNTECWKPITDYIDQQFEQYFRDESGLNRKNIQDNRVHCCLYFISPFGHGLRPVDVEFMKALHEKVNIVPLIAKADCLIPSEIRKLKERIREEIDKFGIKVYQFPDCDSDEDEEFKQQDRELKESAPFAVIGSNTVVEAKGQRVRGRLYPWGIVEVENQAHCDFVKLRNMLIRTHMHDLKDVTCDVHYENYRAQCIQQMTSKLTQDNRIESPIPILPLPTPDAETEKLIKMKDEELRRMQEMLQKMQQQMQDQ; this is encoded by the exons GACCACGAGAAGCAGTATGTGGGATTCGCCACCCTGCCGAACCAGGTGCACCGGAAATCTGTGAAGAAGGGCTTCGACTTCACCTTGATGGTAGCCG GAGAGTCGGGCCTGGGGAAATCCACCTTGGTGAATAGTCTGTTCCTGACCGATCTTTACAAAGACAGGAAGCTTCTCAATGCAGAGG AGCGAATCAGCCAAACGGTGGAGATCCTGAAACACACCGTGGACATCGAGGAGAAGGGCGTCAAGCTGAAGCTGACGATAGTCGACACCCCGGGCTTTGGAGATGCTGTTAACAACACTGAGTG CTGGAAGCCCATCACCGATTACATCGACCAGCAGTTCGAACAGTATTTCCGCGACGAGAGCGGCCTGAACCGGAAGAACATCCAGGACAACCGAGTGCACTGCTGCCTCTACTTCATCTCGCCCTTCGGACACGG GCTGAGGCCGGTGGACGTCGAGTTCATGAAGGCTCTGCACGAGAAGGTGAACATCGTGCCCCTGATCGCCAAGGCCGACTGCCTGATCCCCAGTGAGATCCGGAAGCTAAAGGAGAGG ATCCGGGAAGAGATCGACAAGTTTGGGATTAAAGTTTACCAGTTCCCAGACTGCGACTCTGATGAAGATGAGGAATTCAAACAGCAAGACCGGGAGCTGAAG GAGAGCGCTCCCTTCGCCGTCATCGGCAGCAACACGGTGGTGGAGGCCAAAGGCCAGAGAGTACGTGGGCGGCTGTACCCGTGGGGCATTGTGGAAG TGGAAAACCAGGCACACTGTGATTTCGTGAAGCTGCGGAACATGCTGATCCGGACGCACATGCATGACCTGAAGGATGTCACCTGTGATGTTCACTATGAGAACTACAGAGCTCAGTGCATCCAGCAGATGACCAG taAACTGACTCAGGACAACAGGATAGAAAGCCCCATCCCTATCCTGCCCCTCCCGACGCCTGATGCTGAAACGGAGAAGCTGATCAAAATGAAGGATGAAGAG ttGCGGAGGATGCAGGAGATGCTGCAGAAGATGCAGCAGCAGATGCAGGACCAGTGA